The genomic interval AATTTCAAAGTATTTCTCATCCATATAAACATAAATACATGTAGAGATTAATACAGATAAAACGCTAAGAAATGTTATAATATATCGATTTTGCATTAAAGGTTCAGCTAACGTTTTCGGGCTTTGCGTTCGGGCGGGTTTCGGAGCACAAAACTGTCAACCAACACTGAACTTGAATAGAAGCAAAAAGCTCCAAGTTTGTACGTCACCCCGCCTGACGCAAAACCCGTGTTAGCGGGTCGTTGTTTACTTTTCTACAAGTTTCCTTAATCCGTCAATTACTACTGCCCAATTTTCAGAAGAATGTTTTGCTTTTTCTTCATCATAGTTTGATTGCGTGATAATCAATTCTGTTCCGCCTTTTGTTTGAGTTACTTCATAAGAAACTAATAGGTAATTTTCGGGTTTATCATCCAATCCACTCCAACTACTCAAATAAGAATAAGAAAGTTTCTTGTTGGATGAAAATTCCAAAACTACACCTTTGTCAACATACTTAGAGCCTTCATATTCCCCTGTCCATAAAATTTTACTACCAACACTCCAATCTGTTTCTTGATTTGAGCCAAAAAAGTACTGTTTTACTAATTCAGGATTTATTAATGCTTCCCAAACTTTTTCTATTGGGGCTTTAATTAATGTCTGATATTTTGATTGATGATTTGTACGCATAATAATTTTATTTTTTATTAAGTATTTTTTTATTTTTTAATGGGATTGTTTTTAATGTTATTATTTCTGACC from Candidatus Dependentiae bacterium carries:
- a CDS encoding SRPBCC domain-containing protein, with the protein product MRTNHQSKYQTLIKAPIEKVWEALINPELVKQYFFGSNQETDWSVGSKILWTGEYEGSKYVDKGVVLEFSSNKKLSYSYLSSWSGLDDKPENYLLVSYEVTQTKGGTELIITQSNYDEEKAKHSSENWAVVIDGLRKLVEK